In Carnobacterium sp. CP1, the following are encoded in one genomic region:
- a CDS encoding alpha/beta hydrolase, with amino-acid sequence MLPETFTFFEDSSLTLNASFYRSTTSSKDQTIIYLHGGGLIWGDRKDLPLEYISQFLKAGYHFLAIDYPLAPETALPEIYAAAAKAINWFSDQFISVLSLKTDDYFLFGRSAGAYLALLLAHDPALPKPKKILSFYGYHSVEESFYLSPSKHYQQYPTIPEKLKNQLVQSKPLVSGSLENRYAIYIYCRQTGKWLDVVMPQKRDRSQFSLLDTELKQLPPAFIAQSKQDQDVPYALGVHLANTIPYSKLFTVEKLTHDFDKDPTNPIAQQAYTEAIDWLNN; translated from the coding sequence ATGTTACCTGAAACGTTTACTTTTTTTGAAGACAGTTCTTTAACATTGAACGCATCTTTTTATCGTTCAACAACTAGTTCAAAAGATCAAACAATTATCTACCTACACGGCGGTGGACTCATTTGGGGTGATCGAAAAGACTTACCCTTAGAATATATCTCCCAATTTCTAAAAGCTGGTTACCATTTTTTAGCGATTGACTATCCCTTAGCACCTGAAACAGCTCTTCCAGAAATATATGCAGCTGCGGCCAAAGCAATAAATTGGTTCTCAGATCAATTCATATCTGTTTTATCACTTAAAACAGATGACTATTTTCTATTCGGCCGTTCTGCAGGAGCCTACTTAGCATTATTGTTAGCTCATGATCCAGCATTACCTAAACCTAAAAAAATCTTAAGTTTCTATGGTTATCATTCAGTGGAGGAATCATTTTATCTTTCCCCAAGTAAGCACTATCAGCAGTATCCAACAATTCCAGAGAAATTAAAAAATCAGTTAGTTCAATCTAAACCATTAGTGTCAGGCAGCTTGGAAAATCGTTATGCTATTTATATTTATTGTCGCCAAACAGGAAAATGGCTAGATGTAGTTATGCCGCAGAAAAGAGACCGTTCACAATTTTCTCTTTTAGATACTGAGCTGAAACAACTTCCTCCTGCTTTTATCGCACAAAGCAAACAGGACCAGGATGTTCCCTATGCCCTCGGCGTACACTTAGCAAACACAATCCCTTATAGTAAGTTGTTTACAGTTGAAAAACTAACGCATGACTTTGATAAAGATCCAACGAATCCAATCGCGCAACAGGCTTATACAGAAGCTATTGACTGGCTAAATAACTAA
- the fdrA gene encoding acyl-CoA synthetase FdrA, whose amino-acid sequence MLHTIIKENAYQDSVVLMLLTNKLNTIEGVNRVSIMMGTPANKDLFEGSGLRTPELEKASANDMALVVDTDNDEVIDTILAEIDEFLASQGAADEGDTEETARTWDTALKLGKDANVALISVPGTYAALEAEKALDEGLHPFIFSDNVAIEDEVRLKKKAHEKGLLVMGPDCGTGIINGVPMAFTNIVRPGRISIIGASGTGIQEVSTIIDKLGAGVTNAIGTGGRDLSEEVGGITMLDSIVALEKDPDTDVIVVISKPPAKSVRDKVLGLLRTISKPAVTIFLGEKPTFNEKDLYHAYTLEEAAKIAVALLNGEEVKALNETVEKPAVSLKPEQTLIKGYYSGGTLANEAGMLIADGLNLAEGLTHEEGFILNSAGHEIIDLGDDMYTQGKPHPMIDPEKRIEMIKKAGDNPETAIILLDVVLGYGAHDDMATELAPAIKEAKAAAQKDGRELVVLGTVVGTSADPQNFARQKQILEEAGVIVCESNNKAVRTALAILGHTIKDEPKEVKEIANEAAVEVSAPSEATLALLSQKPFVINVGLKSFAEAIEENNGKSVQFDWRPSAGGDVTLQKVLYFLNSYVAK is encoded by the coding sequence ATGTTACACACAATAATTAAAGAAAATGCGTATCAAGACTCAGTTGTCTTAATGCTTTTGACCAACAAACTCAACACGATCGAAGGAGTTAACCGGGTTTCCATCATGATGGGAACGCCAGCTAACAAAGACCTTTTCGAAGGCAGCGGACTACGAACACCTGAACTTGAAAAAGCTTCAGCAAACGATATGGCTCTAGTAGTAGATACAGATAACGATGAAGTTATCGACACTATTTTAGCTGAAATCGATGAATTTCTAGCTTCACAAGGAGCAGCAGATGAAGGCGATACAGAAGAAACAGCTCGTACGTGGGACACTGCTTTAAAACTAGGCAAAGATGCTAACGTAGCGTTGATTTCTGTACCAGGAACGTATGCTGCTTTAGAAGCAGAGAAGGCACTAGACGAGGGGCTACATCCCTTTATCTTTAGTGATAACGTAGCAATCGAAGACGAAGTTCGCTTAAAGAAAAAAGCACATGAAAAAGGCTTGTTAGTTATGGGACCAGACTGTGGGACAGGTATTATCAATGGTGTACCGATGGCCTTTACGAATATCGTTCGTCCAGGAAGAATCAGCATCATTGGAGCTTCAGGCACAGGTATCCAAGAAGTTTCAACAATTATTGATAAATTAGGAGCAGGTGTAACTAATGCAATTGGTACCGGAGGACGTGATTTGTCTGAAGAAGTCGGCGGTATCACTATGTTGGATAGTATCGTTGCCTTAGAGAAAGACCCAGATACGGATGTGATCGTGGTTATTTCTAAACCACCTGCAAAATCTGTCAGAGACAAAGTCCTTGGTTTATTGAGAACGATTTCTAAACCGGCAGTAACGATTTTCTTAGGTGAAAAACCAACATTCAACGAGAAAGATCTGTATCATGCATATACTTTGGAAGAAGCAGCTAAAATCGCCGTAGCACTTTTAAATGGCGAAGAAGTCAAGGCATTAAATGAGACTGTTGAAAAACCAGCGGTATCATTGAAACCAGAACAAACATTGATCAAAGGGTATTACTCAGGCGGAACATTAGCAAATGAAGCAGGTATGCTGATTGCTGATGGCTTAAATTTAGCTGAAGGTTTAACACACGAAGAAGGGTTTATTTTAAACTCTGCGGGACATGAAATCATCGACTTAGGCGATGATATGTACACTCAAGGTAAACCACACCCAATGATCGATCCTGAAAAACGGATTGAAATGATCAAAAAAGCTGGCGATAACCCAGAAACAGCGATTATTTTATTAGATGTTGTTTTAGGTTACGGTGCGCATGACGATATGGCAACTGAATTAGCTCCAGCTATCAAAGAAGCGAAAGCAGCAGCTCAAAAAGACGGTCGCGAATTGGTCGTTTTAGGAACGGTTGTTGGAACATCAGCAGACCCGCAAAACTTTGCACGACAAAAACAAATTCTTGAAGAAGCCGGCGTAATCGTGTGCGAAAGCAATAATAAAGCCGTTCGGACAGCTTTAGCTATTTTGGGTCACACCATCAAAGATGAACCAAAAGAAGTCAAAGAAATTGCTAACGAGGCAGCTGTCGAAGTTTCTGCGCCATCAGAAGCAACATTAGCTTTATTAAGCCAAAAACCATTTGTTATCAACGTTGGTTTGAAGAGTTTTGCTGAAGCGATTGAAGAAAACAACGGCAAATCTGTTCAATTCGATTGGAGACCAAGCGCAGGCGGAGACGTAACGTTACAAAAAGTTTTATACTTCTTAAATAGTTACGTTGCAAAATAA
- the allE gene encoding (S)-ureidoglycine aminohydrolase, translating into MGYKNKRTGYSDELLASRSIIRRDNFALIPQDGLVNNRIPGFENCELSVLGSPKLGASFVDYVVTMLPEGKNTRGFGEEGVQTFVYVIEGKVKVNDGETDYTLETGGYVYLPAGKKMYLENINDGQNSELFLYKKRYEAIEGYEAHNVVGNVNDLEKIDYEGMTDVALSDLLPTDLGFDMNIHILSFKPGASHGYIETHVQEHGALLLSGKGVYVLDNEWIPVEKGDYIFMGAYVPQATYAVGRDEPLSYIYSKDCNRDPKI; encoded by the coding sequence ATGGGTTACAAAAACAAAAGAACAGGCTACAGTGATGAACTATTAGCATCACGTTCAATTATCAGACGAGATAATTTTGCACTGATTCCACAAGATGGATTAGTGAACAACAGAATTCCAGGATTTGAAAATTGTGAATTATCTGTTCTTGGTTCACCAAAATTAGGCGCTAGTTTCGTAGATTACGTTGTGACGATGCTGCCTGAAGGAAAAAACACTAGAGGATTTGGCGAAGAAGGCGTTCAAACATTTGTTTATGTTATTGAAGGCAAAGTCAAAGTGAACGATGGCGAAACCGACTATACATTAGAAACAGGCGGCTATGTGTATTTGCCAGCTGGGAAAAAGATGTATTTAGAAAACATCAACGACGGTCAGAATAGCGAACTGTTCTTATACAAAAAACGCTATGAAGCCATTGAAGGTTATGAAGCACACAACGTTGTTGGAAATGTAAATGACCTTGAAAAAATAGACTATGAAGGCATGACCGATGTAGCGTTATCTGATTTATTGCCGACTGATTTAGGATTCGATATGAATATTCATATCTTATCATTCAAACCAGGCGCAAGTCATGGGTACATTGAAACCCACGTTCAAGAACACGGCGCGTTGCTGCTTTCTGGAAAAGGCGTTTATGTTTTAGATAACGAATGGATCCCAGTCGAAAAAGGCGATTACATCTTTATGGGAGCTTATGTTCCGCAAGCAACTTATGCTGTTGGACGCGATGAGCCGTTAAGCTATATCTACTCAAAAGATTGCAATCGTGATCCGAAAATTTAA
- the allD gene encoding ureidoglycolate dehydrogenase, producing MTELEMVKVTEEELHQLIQAKLEKAGLSKEHASGVADTLVFADAHGIHSHGAVRVDYYAERISKGGSNTNPNFKFNQTGPSTGVFEADNGVGHVAANEALKEGMKLAKETGIGVVGVHQMGHSGALAYFVEQAAAQDLIALSVCQSDPMVVPFGGSEPYYGTNPIAFAAPRAGHSPVVFDMATTVQAWGKILDARSRNVDIPANWAVDENGEPTTDPHNVKALLPIAGPKGYGLMMMVDILSGMLLGLPFGKHVSSMYTDITAGRNLGQLHILINPSYFTDLTEFKENINKMVDELHAVKPAKGFDQVLYPGELSNIVAKKYEEDGIPIVKEIYDYLQSDTIHFDNYDKADAFGEK from the coding sequence ATGACTGAGTTAGAAATGGTCAAAGTAACAGAAGAAGAATTGCATCAATTGATTCAAGCTAAACTTGAAAAAGCAGGTCTTTCTAAAGAGCATGCTTCAGGAGTTGCAGATACGTTAGTCTTTGCAGACGCTCATGGGATTCATTCCCATGGAGCAGTCCGCGTAGATTATTATGCTGAACGAATTTCAAAAGGTGGCAGCAATACCAACCCGAATTTCAAATTCAATCAAACGGGTCCAAGTACTGGTGTGTTTGAAGCAGATAATGGTGTAGGTCATGTGGCTGCAAATGAAGCTTTAAAAGAAGGCATGAAATTAGCTAAAGAAACTGGAATCGGAGTGGTTGGTGTTCACCAAATGGGCCACAGCGGCGCATTGGCGTATTTTGTAGAACAAGCAGCTGCACAAGATTTGATAGCGTTATCTGTTTGTCAATCAGATCCAATGGTTGTGCCGTTTGGCGGATCAGAACCTTATTATGGAACAAATCCTATTGCATTTGCTGCTCCAAGAGCAGGACATAGCCCAGTGGTTTTTGATATGGCAACAACGGTTCAAGCTTGGGGCAAAATCTTAGACGCTCGGTCACGTAACGTCGATATCCCAGCTAATTGGGCAGTAGATGAAAATGGAGAGCCAACAACAGATCCGCATAACGTTAAAGCATTGTTGCCGATTGCCGGGCCAAAAGGTTATGGCTTGATGATGATGGTTGATATTTTATCCGGCATGTTGTTAGGATTGCCATTTGGGAAACACGTTTCCTCTATGTATACGGATATCACTGCTGGTCGTAATTTAGGACAATTGCATATTCTGATCAATCCTAGTTACTTCACTGATTTAACGGAATTCAAAGAAAACATCAATAAGATGGTGGACGAGCTGCATGCAGTTAAACCGGCTAAAGGTTTTGACCAAGTTCTTTATCCAGGAGAATTGTCGAATATCGTTGCTAAAAAATATGAAGAAGACGGCATTCCAATCGTAAAAGAAATTTACGATTACCTTCAAAGCGATACGATCCATTTTGACAATTACGATAAAGCCGATGCATTTGGCGAAAAATAG
- the allC gene encoding allantoate deiminase → MNFDQEVANNVKWLSSIGADPTGGTTRLLYSDSWVEAQNSVKNKFEEIGMKTHFDAIGNLFGRLEGSKYPNETILTGSHIDTVVNGGKLDGQYGVLASYMAAKMLQEKYGQPLRNLEVISMAEEEGSRFPYAFWGSKNLVLEAKKEDLEDIADFDGVKFVDAMRKAGFDFRKEDEKIREDLKAFVEIHIEQGNVLETEKKSVGVVTSIVGQKRYTIVLKGQANHAGTTPMKLRKDAVYAFSKIVTQSIGKAEKIGEPLVLTFGKVEPKPNTVNVVPGEVLFTMDCRHTDQEELNQFTHEIEEDMKKIAADMGMEISIDLWMNEPPVPMDEKIVTALKEASEKNNINYRMMHSGAGHDSQIIAPYIPTAMLFVPSINGISHNPAEDTKNEDLVEGIKTLAAALYELAYVE, encoded by the coding sequence ATGAATTTTGATCAAGAAGTAGCGAATAATGTGAAATGGCTTTCAAGTATTGGGGCAGATCCAACAGGAGGAACGACTAGGTTATTGTATTCTGATTCTTGGGTAGAAGCTCAAAATAGCGTCAAAAATAAATTTGAAGAAATTGGAATGAAAACGCATTTTGATGCCATAGGGAACTTATTTGGACGTTTGGAAGGGTCGAAATATCCAAATGAAACGATTCTAACAGGCTCACATATAGATACAGTTGTTAATGGCGGTAAATTAGACGGACAATATGGCGTGTTAGCTTCATATATGGCTGCAAAGATGTTGCAAGAAAAGTATGGACAGCCATTACGTAACTTAGAAGTTATTTCCATGGCCGAAGAAGAAGGTAGCCGTTTTCCTTATGCATTCTGGGGCAGTAAAAACTTAGTATTAGAAGCTAAGAAAGAAGATCTAGAAGATATTGCTGATTTCGATGGTGTTAAATTTGTAGATGCAATGCGCAAAGCTGGTTTTGACTTCAGAAAAGAAGATGAGAAAATTCGTGAAGATTTAAAAGCTTTTGTAGAGATTCATATTGAACAAGGAAACGTCCTTGAAACAGAAAAGAAATCAGTTGGTGTCGTAACCAGTATTGTAGGTCAAAAACGATATACGATCGTATTAAAAGGTCAAGCTAACCATGCAGGAACAACACCAATGAAATTAAGAAAAGATGCTGTGTATGCCTTTAGTAAAATTGTGACACAATCTATTGGAAAAGCTGAAAAGATAGGCGAACCGCTTGTTTTGACGTTTGGAAAAGTAGAACCTAAACCAAATACGGTAAACGTTGTTCCAGGAGAAGTTTTGTTTACAATGGATTGCCGCCATACAGATCAAGAGGAATTAAATCAATTTACACATGAAATCGAAGAAGATATGAAAAAAATTGCTGCAGATATGGGGATGGAAATTTCTATTGACTTATGGATGAATGAGCCGCCAGTACCTATGGATGAAAAAATAGTAACTGCTTTGAAAGAAGCATCTGAAAAAAATAATATTAATTATCGCATGATGCACAGTGGTGCTGGACACGATTCACAAATCATTGCACCTTATATCCCAACAGCTATGTTATTCGTTCCGAGTATTAATGGAATCAGTCACAATCCTGCTGAAGATACTAAGAATGAAGATTTAGTAGAAGGCATCAAAACTTTAGCAGCAGCTCTATATGAATTAGCATACGTTGAATAG
- a CDS encoding L-lactate permease yields the protein MVPINLLSWSLCIVPILLMLIFMIIFQWGVSKAAPITLVITALISIFFFKASGKLLIDEFLRAGWNSIGIILVILTAILSYEISYEARAFDTLNQLFKKIAPNELIRIILIGVVFASFLQGITGFGVPVLITAPLLLEIGVAPLWAVIIPLLGHSWAGTFGTLGLGWNSLLIQTGIQDHALIFHSALYASFFLLLLTIYSSYTIAYFYGGWKAVKKGFIAIAIISSIQGIGQIIFSTINPQLAAFIPSAISLGALILLSKTSLYRDEWRMENSKIMLQIKTEKIKKERGLTTHQALMPYYIVTIISLTILLIPFIATYLGSFSYGPRFTETSTGYGFINKSIEHYAPITPFTHPSMFLLVTSVLTYCYYRKKKIIQMKKFKPILLRAITKSLSPSIAIFALLSISRLMAGTGQTEVLAQGIANVLKDYYVLVAPFVGLLGSFITGSNMSSNILFGDFQLHVSEFIGLKTSAILGGQTAGGGVGTSIAPGNIILGTTTAGILGSEGRVLIKIIPLTLIIVSLFGLLLYLDYFFFF from the coding sequence ATGGTTCCTATTAATTTGCTCTCCTGGTCGTTGTGTATCGTACCTATTTTGTTAATGTTGATATTTATGATCATATTTCAATGGGGTGTTTCAAAAGCTGCTCCGATTACGTTGGTTATTACAGCACTAATAAGTATATTTTTTTTCAAAGCAAGTGGAAAACTACTAATCGATGAATTTTTAAGAGCAGGGTGGAATTCGATTGGAATTATACTGGTGATTTTAACAGCTATTTTATCTTATGAAATCAGTTATGAAGCAAGGGCATTTGATACGTTAAATCAGTTATTTAAAAAAATAGCACCGAATGAATTAATTAGAATCATACTTATTGGAGTAGTTTTTGCTAGTTTTTTACAAGGCATTACCGGCTTTGGAGTACCGGTTTTGATAACAGCTCCACTATTATTAGAGATAGGCGTAGCTCCGCTATGGGCCGTTATTATTCCATTATTGGGTCATAGCTGGGCTGGCACATTCGGTACATTGGGTTTAGGGTGGAATTCATTACTTATTCAAACAGGAATTCAGGATCATGCCTTAATTTTTCATTCTGCTTTATATGCTTCATTCTTTTTATTGCTGTTAACCATTTATTCTAGTTATACTATTGCTTATTTTTATGGAGGGTGGAAAGCTGTAAAAAAAGGTTTTATTGCAATTGCAATTATTTCATCAATTCAAGGTATTGGACAAATTATCTTTTCCACCATTAATCCTCAATTAGCTGCTTTTATCCCTAGTGCTATTTCTTTAGGCGCGCTTATCTTGTTATCAAAAACATCGTTATATCGAGACGAATGGCGAATGGAAAATAGCAAGATCATGTTACAGATAAAAACCGAAAAAATAAAAAAAGAGAGGGGATTAACTACTCATCAAGCATTGATGCCTTATTATATTGTTACTATTATCTCTTTAACGATCTTGCTGATTCCTTTTATCGCTACTTATTTAGGAAGTTTTAGTTACGGCCCGCGTTTTACAGAAACAAGTACTGGGTATGGCTTCATAAATAAATCGATTGAACACTATGCACCAATCACACCATTTACGCACCCAAGTATGTTTTTACTGGTCACTTCAGTGTTGACTTATTGTTATTATCGGAAAAAAAAGATCATTCAAATGAAAAAATTTAAACCTATTCTATTACGTGCAATAACCAAATCATTATCTCCTAGCATTGCTATTTTTGCTTTATTATCGATTTCAAGGTTGATGGCTGGAACTGGCCAGACCGAGGTATTGGCTCAGGGGATTGCAAACGTATTAAAAGATTATTATGTCTTAGTTGCTCCTTTTGTTGGATTGTTAGGTTCTTTTATTACCGGTAGTAATATGTCTTCTAATATCCTTTTTGGTGACTTTCAATTACATGTTTCTGAATTTATTGGGTTAAAAACTTCAGCTATACTAGGTGGACAAACAGCAGGTGGAGGAGTTGGAACTTCTATTGCTCCTGGAAATATTATCTTGGGCACAACTACAGCTGGAATTCTTGGGTCAGAAGGTAGAGTATTGATTAAAATTATCCCTTTAACACTTATAATAGTTAGTTTATTCGGCCTATTGCTATACTTAGATTACTTTTTCTTTTTTTAA
- a CDS encoding metal ABC transporter ATP-binding protein — protein MIDVKNLTVTYQDEPALSDVSLTIREQAITGVIGPNGAGKSTLLKGMMGLVKTESGVTTVDNQPLNSVRKEIAYVEQRNTVDLTFPIKVEETVLLGTFPKLGLFHRPKERERQKVTESLKKVKMEEFRNRQIGELSGGQLQRVFIARALAQEADIIFLDEPFVGIDMNSEKVIIDLLKQLRDEGKTILVVHHDLSKVTTYFDDLVILNQSLISYGPIAESFTTSNIKAAYGDSMGDLMIKGVKD, from the coding sequence ATGATTGACGTGAAAAATCTTACTGTTACTTACCAAGACGAACCAGCTCTTTCAGATGTATCTCTTACTATTAGAGAACAAGCTATTACTGGAGTTATTGGACCGAACGGAGCTGGAAAATCGACTTTGTTAAAAGGAATGATGGGTTTGGTAAAAACAGAATCAGGAGTTACTACAGTTGACAATCAGCCTTTAAACAGCGTAAGGAAAGAAATCGCTTATGTTGAACAACGCAATACGGTTGATTTAACCTTTCCAATCAAAGTAGAAGAAACAGTTTTGTTAGGAACTTTTCCTAAATTAGGTCTTTTCCATCGTCCAAAAGAACGAGAAAGACAAAAAGTTACGGAAAGTTTAAAAAAAGTTAAAATGGAAGAATTTAGAAATCGGCAAATCGGAGAACTTTCCGGAGGACAACTGCAACGTGTCTTTATTGCTCGTGCGCTAGCTCAAGAAGCCGATATCATCTTTTTAGACGAACCTTTTGTAGGTATTGACATGAACAGTGAAAAAGTGATCATCGATTTACTCAAACAGCTTCGAGATGAAGGAAAAACCATTTTAGTCGTGCATCATGATTTAAGCAAAGTAACGACTTATTTTGATGACTTAGTTATCTTAAACCAATCTCTCATCAGCTATGGACCAATTGCTGAATCATTTACAACCAGTAATATAAAAGCAGCTTATGGCGATTCAATGGGTGATTTGATGATTAAGGGGGTCAAAGACTAA
- a CDS encoding MFS transporter, with protein sequence MNNNETVKSKGLPFWQQIIIMLSLGWVVIWIYRSALSPIFPELNASLGGGISDTALGAISSFYFFGYTAMQIPAGILVDKIGQKKVLIPGFTLFALGALLIALSTGIGMIYAGSLLAGIGCGSYYGSAYSLTSQHIPGDRRGLSTAIVNSGSAVGMGIGLILSSLLVKSWNLPWQTMMYIVIVLIALLMVSFVFVLRSSKEQTPIAAGKKAKTIEKEEHEKPTMKSLFAPKMVSSYILYFATCYGYYMVVTWLPTFLSQERGFQGIAIGFSSALVAFASIPGALLFSRLSDKFNSKKIQFIIVLEIAAAAMLALTVLAPSSAILLVGLILYGLLGKLAVEPIIISYMGDAAPKTGYGTTFGVFNFFGMSSSVLAPIVTGYISDLTGSKVGGFYLSGFIMIAGTIFFLIANRDSLKKKHA encoded by the coding sequence ATGAATAATAATGAAACAGTGAAAAGTAAAGGTTTACCATTTTGGCAGCAAATTATTATTATGCTCTCATTAGGTTGGGTTGTAATTTGGATTTATCGTTCAGCATTATCTCCAATCTTTCCAGAATTAAATGCCTCTCTTGGTGGAGGAATTAGTGATACTGCACTAGGTGCTATTTCTAGTTTCTACTTTTTCGGATATACAGCGATGCAGATTCCAGCAGGAATTTTAGTCGACAAAATCGGACAGAAAAAGGTTCTTATACCCGGTTTTACTTTATTTGCTCTAGGGGCTTTATTGATTGCCTTATCAACAGGTATCGGTATGATTTATGCTGGTAGTTTGTTAGCGGGTATTGGTTGTGGATCTTATTATGGTTCAGCATATTCGTTAACTTCACAACATATTCCTGGAGACCGTCGCGGTCTTTCTACGGCAATTGTTAATAGTGGCTCAGCAGTAGGTATGGGGATTGGGTTAATTCTTTCAAGTCTATTGGTGAAATCTTGGAACCTTCCTTGGCAAACGATGATGTATATTGTTATTGTATTGATTGCTTTATTGATGGTTAGTTTCGTTTTTGTTTTACGTTCTAGTAAAGAACAAACACCTATTGCAGCAGGAAAAAAAGCTAAGACAATAGAAAAAGAAGAACACGAAAAACCAACAATGAAAAGTTTGTTTGCTCCAAAAATGGTTTCAAGTTATATTCTATATTTTGCTACTTGTTATGGATATTATATGGTAGTAACATGGTTGCCAACATTCCTATCACAAGAACGTGGGTTTCAAGGAATTGCAATTGGGTTCTCTTCAGCATTAGTTGCATTTGCTTCTATTCCAGGAGCGTTACTATTCAGTCGTTTATCAGATAAATTCAATAGTAAAAAAATTCAATTTATTATTGTTTTAGAAATAGCAGCAGCAGCGATGTTAGCATTGACTGTACTCGCTCCTTCATCAGCTATTTTGCTAGTCGGTTTAATTCTGTATGGATTGTTAGGTAAGTTAGCTGTTGAACCTATCATTATTTCTTATATGGGAGATGCTGCACCAAAAACCGGATACGGAACAACGTTTGGTGTATTCAACTTCTTTGGAATGAGTTCATCTGTTTTAGCACCCATAGTAACTGGGTATATTTCTGATTTAACCGGTTCTAAAGTTGGAGGATTCTATTTATCTGGTTTTATTATGATAGCTGGAACAATTTTCTTCTTAATTGCAAACAGAGACAGTTTAAAAAAGAAACACGCATAA
- a CDS encoding metal ABC transporter permease, producing the protein MIAHFIDGLTKYQFLQNALFTSIVIGIVSGVIGCFIILRGMSLMGDAISHAVLPGVAVSYIVGVNYFIGATVFGVFAALLIGLVTQHSKLKSDTAIGIVFSSFFAAGIIAISFAKSSTDLYHILFGNVLAVTQTDMIITVVVAILVILFVVLFYKELLVSSFDPVMSQAYGLKVQLIHYVLMLLLTLVAVAALQTVGTILVVAMLITPAATAYLLSNKLSTMILIASTIGIISSVVGLFLSYSYNLASGAAIVLTTTVFFLVAFLFSPKQNLLIKRRKDKK; encoded by the coding sequence ATGATTGCACACTTTATAGATGGTTTAACTAAATACCAGTTTTTACAAAATGCATTATTTACTTCAATCGTTATCGGAATCGTATCAGGAGTTATCGGTTGTTTCATCATTCTAAGAGGAATGTCTTTAATGGGAGATGCTATTTCCCATGCTGTTCTTCCAGGTGTAGCCGTGTCTTATATTGTAGGAGTAAACTACTTTATTGGAGCAACTGTTTTTGGTGTATTTGCGGCGCTACTTATTGGCTTAGTAACGCAACACAGTAAGCTGAAAAGCGACACAGCCATCGGCATTGTGTTTAGTTCGTTTTTTGCTGCCGGAATTATTGCTATTTCTTTTGCAAAAAGCTCGACTGATTTATACCATATTTTATTTGGGAATGTATTGGCTGTTACACAAACCGATATGATCATCACTGTTGTGGTTGCTATTTTAGTTATTTTATTTGTTGTTCTTTTTTATAAAGAATTGCTCGTCAGTTCTTTTGACCCCGTTATGTCGCAAGCTTACGGTTTAAAAGTACAACTCATCCATTATGTGTTGATGTTGCTGCTTACATTAGTAGCTGTTGCAGCTTTACAAACTGTTGGAACGATACTAGTTGTGGCCATGCTAATCACTCCTGCAGCGACCGCTTACCTACTATCAAATAAATTATCTACTATGATTCTGATAGCTTCTACGATCGGTATCATCAGTTCCGTGGTCGGATTGTTCTTAAGTTATTCATATAACTTAGCGTCTGGTGCTGCGATCGTATTGACAACTACGGTATTTTTCTTAGTTGCATTCTTATTTTCACCAAAACAAAACCTACTAATAAAGAGAAGGAAGGATAAAAAATGA